TTTTTATGACCGAAGACCAGGTACTAAAATCGGCCTTGCCGGTCGCAAACGATAACAGTCTAAATCTTCACCGCCTCCCTGACCTCGGCCATGGTGCTTCGGGCAATGGCCCTCGACGTTTCATTTCCCTCTGCCACGATCTGTTTCACCCGGCCCATATCCGATTCCAGTTCCCTTCTCTTGGCCCGGATCGGTTCAAGTCCCTTCTTGAGGCCTGCGGCCATTATCCGTTTGCATTCCACGCACCCGATGGCTGCCGACGGGCAGTCCCTGCGGACGATCTCGATGGTTTCCGGTGTTGAATATATTTCATGAAAAGAGAAGACATTGCAGACGGCGGGATCACCGGGGTCGCTTTTCCTGGCGCGCTGGGGATCGGTAATCATCTGTGATACCTTGGCATCGATCTCCTCATCCGTATCTGTCAGGAATATGGCGTTGCCGTAGCTCTTGCTCATCTTGCGCCGGTCGAGCCCGAGGATCTTGGATGTGGGGGTCAGAAGGACGTCGGGAACAGGAAACACCTCCCCGTAGAGGTGATTAAACCGACGGGCGATTTCCCTCGTAAGTTCAACATGGGGGGCCTGGTCCTCGCCCACAGGGACCCCGTTGGCCTTGTACATCAGGATATCGGCCGCCTGGAGCACGGGATACCCCAAGAACCCATAGGTATACACATCCTTCTGCCTCAGCTCGGTGAGCTGTTCCTTGTATGTGGGGTTCCTCTCCAGCCAGGGAAGGGGCGTGATCATGGAAAAGATCAGGTAAAGCTCAGCATGCTCCTTGATTTCGGACTGGATAAAAAAGGTGGAAACCTCCGGATCGAGCCCCACTGAAATCCAATCGATAATAATGTCATATCTGCTCTCTCGAATGATATCGGGATGCGCATATTCACTGGTCAGGGCATGCCAGTCTGCGATGAAATAAAAACACCGGTATTGTTCCTGAAGCCGTTTCCAGTTCAGGAGGGCCCCGT
This region of Deltaproteobacteria bacterium genomic DNA includes:
- the trpS gene encoding tryptophan--tRNA ligase, translating into MSKGTILSGMRPTGKMHLGHLHGALLNWKRLQEQYRCFYFIADWHALTSEYAHPDIIRESRYDIIIDWISVGLDPEVSTFFIQSEIKEHAELYLIFSMITPLPWLERNPTYKEQLTELRQKDVYTYGFLGYPVLQAADILMYKANGVPVGEDQAPHVELTREIARRFNHLYGEVFPVPDVLLTPTSKILGLDRRKMSKSYGNAIFLTDTDEEIDAKVSQMITDPQRARKSDPGDPAVCNVFSFHEIYSTPETIEIVRRDCPSAAIGCVECKRIMAAGLKKGLEPIRAKRRELESDMGRVKQIVAEGNETSRAIARSTMAEVREAVKI